The region tcctcactgtaatcattcctcctgttcatactggctattaaagtgatgggggacaaaatccacagtgtgtccacacagtcattttgtgcaaaaatgcattcaaaagtttatctgaagcttatatgaggcttcggcagtctgagttagtcatatcaagtggatatctgccacatttacagtctaattccctctttgtgtttcctcagacagtgtttccctgttgagctgcggtggaagtatagtaacaaaaagaggaactttggcactaaaaagactaacgttgaaagatatctactagaactgactcatttggacactgaagtttcatattagcttcagatattATGAAGAGATCCTCTaaaggtcagtatgaacaggaggaatgattacagcaagaaacacctgattcaatgtttatttgggctcctgactgttgtttcaagacagactaGAAAACTTGAGTCTGTCTCTTAAGTTAAATACTGTGAATAATGTAGTGACAGCCAGAGCTGGAACTACCTTTGAAAACACTGAGGTCACATATTTTCTGGGAAACTGAGGGTTGATAGCAACCTGCAGGGAGTTTATATATTCTAAATTAAGAAACTTGCACATGGTCACAGTGTGGAAagcatgcatatatatatatatatagatatatatatatataaataaaatgaatgatggctgtcACTGTCGTGGCTTACTGGGACATTTGAGTAGAATGGCACCACTTAATGTTATCTGTAACAACTGTGCTCTTCAAAATGGCAATATTTACTCAATAaagtatatatttaaatttgaccTTTTTTCAGCTAACTATAAAAGCAGTGTGGGGAAATAATAATTAGACCTtcattacagtatattaaaaataaaaacattctaAATTGTTCTCAAGTGTGTGATCAAAACTGGTTGATATGTAATGTCATAAGTCAATGTTAGGACACTCcactacagtttaaaaaaaggccACACAATTAAACGTTAACACTTTACTTGAATCATGAGACTTAGTCACAGAGGACAaacaatacagtataaaatgtacaatacatgAACTGCTTTCCTCCTAGTCCACTGAACACTCAGTACACATTTGGTTTTGAGTGGAATTACGTACATATTACATTTGACCACAGATTGGTCAGTAGGCAAAGACATACTGAAAATATTACTCAGtataaaaagatatttattaaGGACTGTGTTTGCCCTCCGACCCATTTTATTCCCATCAAGTCAGAGCACCATAATTGTCCCGCTCAGTCAGGTATGTAAAGAAGGCACTTAGTTTACATCCCGGTATCTGCTCCACATGATGAACACCTCCCTGGTGTCACTCCCTGACTGTGGAGTTCTGACCAAAGAGGCCACGATACAGTTCGCTGCGTGCCTCGTCGCTCACTGAGCTGTGGTCAACAGGAGCCATGAAATTGACCAGTTTACTGTGGATGTGGAATCTGACTTTGCGTCCCTTGCTGGCCTTGGTGTCGACCTTCTTCTTGATCTTGCTGCGTAGTTTCTGGATGGCCAGCCACTGCTTCCCCATGGCCACCTGGTCATTGGGGTCGGCTGCGCTCGTCTTGCGCTCGATTAGCTCTCTCAGCAGCTGATGGTAGAAATCGTCGTCGTCAAATATGTCCTCATCCAGGTCTTTCAGATGTGCGTTTgccttcagctgctgctgctcgacCTCCTCGCCCTCTGTGGAGACGCTCTCGGAGGTGAGAGCGGAGGCCTCTTTTTTCCCCAGCACTCTGTATTCTGTGCGTTTGGTCTGAGTGCGCCGCACCAGCCTCTCATTGTCCATCAGCACCTGCTCCACCTGGGTTAATATGTTCCTATCAAATGCCCCGAAACCCTTGGTGCTCTTGCCCATGGTCAGTCTGGTTTTGTCGTGCCACTTCTGCAGTGTGGCGTTGCAGTACGGCTGGAAGGAAGCTGAGCGTTTGGCCATGAAGTCCGGGTATTCAGCCATCTCCAGTTTTCGCTTGGCCGGTCCTCGCTCTTGCACAGACTCCTCTTCGCTCTCATCGCTGTTTATCTCCTCGTCTTCACTCTGGGCTCCTTCGGGCTTCCCCAGGGCGATGGCCTTCGTGTCTGCGTTCTGGTAAAGCAGCTCATCGTGCAGCTCCAGCAGGGATCTCTGCAGAGCCTTTAAAGCCTTGTGGGTGTTCTTGAGTGCCCCCGTGATCTCAGCTCCACCCTGCCTCTTGAACTCAGGGAACGTCTGCGGCTGTGGAAGCTGGTTGGTGGTCATCAGAGCTTTCTGGATTCTGATTCGGCCCTCCAGCAGTTGGTCCCACAGAGCCAGCTGGTTCTTCACAGCCTTCCCCTTCTCGACCTCCTCGTCCACTTTCTCTTTAGAAAACGTGCGGACGGCTCCCTCATCCTCACCGTCTTccatctcatcatcatcatcatcatcatcatcagtgccTTCATCTTCATCGCTGCCTTCATCCTCCTCACCACTGTCATCGTCATCTTCCTCACTCACTCCAAGGTCGTCCATGCCCTCTGTCAGTTTGTGAAAGTCCACTCCCTGAGGAAACGTGATGTCAACGCTCTTCATCTTAGATGCCAGTTTATCAGTGTCCTCTTCATCTTCAAAATCATCTTCTGCCTCTTCATCCCCTATAgaatcctcctcctcatcttcttctaTGCTACCCTCGTCCTCcgcctcatcatcatcatcatcatcatcttcttcttctgcaccaGATTCTTCATCATCCATCAGCAGCTGTTTACGAGAGATTTTCTTCCCCATGtaccttctgtctgtctctgtgagcAGAGCTGTGTTGTGCTTTCGCAGGGCACTGAGGccgacatcatcatcatcgtcgtcgtcgtccTCATGGGATCTCTCTGTGACTCTGGCTTTAGTCGCCTCGTCACCATCATCCTCTGGATCAGCGAATTTAGGCAAAGGATTCAACAACTCCTCAAGCTCCTGTGAAAACGAGCCTGCCATCATAAACGTTTCTAACAACCACACATGTGGTGAGCTCTGATCCGATCCTCGGTGCGGAAGATGATGACGTTATTAAAATGCGACAATGTTGTTGGTTTTTCCCTGCGCGACATCTTCCAGGCAGAATATTTTCTATGGCTGCTATGaattctggtgtttttttgcAATAACTTGCTGAACTAAATCTTTGTTAGAGGAACTATTACATTACAAGACCATAAACACTTATAGGGATTATtggcaaaaacagacaaaacaaacagaaaaaagcagtaaaaataaatatagataGAAACTAtaactattttaaaaagtaagttAATGATAAATTAAGTACATGTaattcaaaaaatgtaaataattttaCGACTGAAAAATTTAAATCAATAGACTCAAGTCACAAAATTATAAACTTAAGCAATTCTTTGACAATCCacgatgtttttttaaagaatgtcTTAAAAGCTTTTTCAACACAAAGCAGGGTTGTATTTGGAAAAACACTAAATCAGGTTGTTATGTTTGCCCAAAGTAAATTAATTTATATCAAATTGTTGATTTCAGTGTTGCTATaatgatcatatttatttttgctaaAAGAACATGTAGGGAAAATTTCGGGTGTAAAATTCTGGATGAATCTAAATTCATCGCAAAGGTATTACAATGTAGTACAATGTAAGAACTACCTGATAGACAAATATTTGGGCAACAAAATCTCATTGCTCCTTGTGAGCCTCTACGCATGCGTACACGTTTAGCGAGGCTACTCTCTTTAGCTGAGTTTTGTCCGCCGACTTCCCCGGCAAGACTCTCTGGAaattgaaaatgtcaacaagCGACTTCTATTTGAGATATTATGTCGGGCATAAG is a window of Thunnus thynnus chromosome 8, fThuThy2.1, whole genome shotgun sequence DNA encoding:
- the aatf gene encoding protein AATF — its product is MMAGSFSQELEELLNPLPKFADPEDDGDEATKARVTERSHEDDDDDDDDVGLSALRKHNTALLTETDRRYMGKKISRKQLLMDDEESGAEEEDDDDDDDEAEDEGSIEEDEEEDSIGDEEAEDDFEDEEDTDKLASKMKSVDITFPQGVDFHKLTEGMDDLGVSEEDDDDSGEEDEGSDEDEGTDDDDDDDDEMEDGEDEGAVRTFSKEKVDEEVEKGKAVKNQLALWDQLLEGRIRIQKALMTTNQLPQPQTFPEFKRQGGAEITGALKNTHKALKALQRSLLELHDELLYQNADTKAIALGKPEGAQSEDEEINSDESEEESVQERGPAKRKLEMAEYPDFMAKRSASFQPYCNATLQKWHDKTRLTMGKSTKGFGAFDRNILTQVEQVLMDNERLVRRTQTKRTEYRVLGKKEASALTSESVSTEGEEVEQQQLKANAHLKDLDEDIFDDDDFYHQLLRELIERKTSAADPNDQVAMGKQWLAIQKLRSKIKKKVDTKASKGRKVRFHIHSKLVNFMAPVDHSSVSDEARSELYRGLFGQNSTVRE